A single region of the Selenomonas sp. oral taxon 920 genome encodes:
- a CDS encoding MotA/TolQ/ExbB proton channel family protein, protein MEFISQGFDFFRQGGLVMYFLLAASIFVVFIGIERAFYFARADAGRAFAREFMLNISNERFKEAVELTNTQRGSIADILFGAVTKNSKNSRKMSSYMEIQSGIALSKLRSRMYYLSVIVTMAPLLGLLGTISGMISTFSVFNIEAGEPSAITGGVGEALIATAMGLCVAIIALAVHAYFSQRIENIVTDMEMCFSAAESSRVELARAAGVKGVIDTSLHMGESVEGDGV, encoded by the coding sequence ATGGAGTTTATTTCACAAGGCTTTGATTTTTTTCGGCAGGGTGGTCTCGTTATGTACTTCCTGCTTGCGGCATCCATTTTTGTTGTCTTTATCGGCATTGAGCGCGCATTCTACTTTGCCCGCGCAGATGCGGGACGCGCATTTGCACGGGAATTCATGCTGAATATTTCCAACGAGCGCTTCAAGGAGGCAGTCGAGCTGACGAACACGCAGCGCGGTTCGATTGCGGACATCCTGTTTGGTGCTGTTACGAAGAACAGCAAGAACTCGCGCAAGATGTCCTCCTACATGGAGATTCAGTCCGGTATCGCACTTTCGAAGCTGCGCAGCCGCATGTACTATCTGAGTGTGATTGTCACAATGGCGCCGCTCCTCGGGCTCCTTGGTACGATCAGCGGTATGATCTCGACGTTCAGTGTCTTCAACATCGAGGCGGGGGAGCCGAGTGCCATTACAGGCGGTGTCGGCGAGGCCCTCATTGCGACGGCAATGGGGCTGTGCGTTGCGATCATCGCGCTTGCCGTACACGCGTATTTCTCGCAGCGCATTGAGAACATTGTCACGGATATGGAGATGTGCTTCTCGGCTGCTGAGAGCAGCCGTGTAGAACTGGCGCGTGCGGCAGGAGTCAAGGGCGTGATTGATACCTCTTTGCATATGGGAGAATCGGTGGAAGGTGATGGGGTATGA
- a CDS encoding ABC transporter ATP-binding protein/permease, whose protein sequence is MKFPLARGFWHLFKGYWSSPEKWKARGLLTSVIALNLIMVYLLVRINDWYRVFYDALQAYDWASFWPLIGEFTGLAFIYIVIAVYAVYLRQMLTINWRTWMTEQYLARWMHGQVYYRLQVLRSDTDNPDQRISEDINQFVSLTLTLLIGILKQLTTLGAFAVVLWNLSGAITVPVGGTEFTIYGYMFWLSLLYSGLGTYFVHVVGKKLIRLNFDQQRYEADFRFSMMRVRENSESIAFYRGEMAEGVGFKERFANVIKNYWGLMRRTKLLNFYVNGYGQLAIIFPLIMAAPRYYAGEMALGGLMQTISAFGRVQDALSFFVDSYGSIAELAAVIQRLSGFTEHMEESARVTSNIVHREGTGDALALHNLSIALPDGAPLLTACTLTLPHGSRILVTGASGAGKSTLLRTLAGIWPYGSGTVEMPQDSSRLFLPQRPYLVLGTLRRALSYPRTATAPDTEITRVLGLVGLTHFSARLDDADDWSRILSLGEQQRLAFARILLIRPDWIFLDEATSALDEAREHALYQLLYQELPNASIISVGHRSTLFALHDRELHLSNQTYTYQEIPHES, encoded by the coding sequence TTGAAGTTCCCTCTTGCACGCGGTTTTTGGCATCTGTTCAAAGGATATTGGAGTTCCCCCGAAAAGTGGAAGGCACGCGGATTGCTCACCTCGGTCATCGCGCTCAACCTTATCATGGTCTATCTGCTCGTGCGGATCAACGACTGGTATCGCGTCTTCTACGACGCGCTGCAGGCGTATGACTGGGCATCGTTCTGGCCGCTCATCGGTGAGTTCACGGGACTCGCGTTCATCTATATTGTCATTGCAGTCTACGCTGTTTATCTGCGGCAAATGCTTACGATCAACTGGCGCACATGGATGACGGAGCAGTACCTCGCACGCTGGATGCACGGACAGGTCTACTACCGTCTGCAAGTCCTGCGCAGCGACACGGACAACCCCGATCAGCGCATCAGCGAGGACATCAACCAGTTCGTCAGCCTGACGCTGACGCTGCTCATCGGCATCCTCAAACAGCTGACGACGCTCGGAGCCTTCGCCGTCGTGCTCTGGAATCTCTCGGGCGCGATCACCGTCCCCGTCGGCGGCACAGAGTTTACCATCTACGGCTATATGTTCTGGCTGTCCCTCCTCTACTCGGGGCTTGGCACATACTTCGTCCACGTCGTCGGAAAGAAGCTCATCCGCCTGAACTTCGACCAGCAGCGCTATGAGGCGGACTTCCGTTTCAGTATGATGCGCGTGCGCGAAAACAGCGAGAGCATCGCATTCTATCGCGGTGAGATGGCGGAGGGTGTCGGGTTCAAGGAGCGTTTTGCAAACGTCATCAAGAACTACTGGGGGCTCATGCGGCGCACGAAGCTGCTGAACTTCTACGTCAACGGCTACGGTCAGCTCGCGATCATCTTCCCGCTCATTATGGCGGCTCCGCGTTACTACGCAGGCGAAATGGCGCTCGGCGGGCTCATGCAGACGATATCTGCATTCGGCCGTGTGCAGGATGCGCTCTCATTCTTTGTCGACTCCTACGGTTCGATTGCCGAACTTGCAGCCGTGATTCAGCGACTCTCCGGCTTTACGGAGCACATGGAGGAATCCGCTCGCGTCACGAGCAATATTGTACACAGAGAAGGCACAGGAGATGCACTTGCGCTGCACAATCTCTCGATCGCCCTGCCGGACGGCGCACCTCTTCTCACAGCATGCACGCTCACGCTGCCACACGGCAGCCGCATCCTTGTGACGGGAGCCTCAGGGGCGGGCAAGAGCACGCTGCTGCGCACACTCGCAGGGATCTGGCCGTACGGCAGCGGCACAGTCGAAATGCCGCAGGATTCCTCTCGCCTCTTTCTCCCGCAGCGCCCATATCTCGTCCTTGGGACTCTGCGCCGCGCGCTCTCCTATCCGCGCACGGCGACAGCGCCCGACACGGAGATTACACGCGTTCTTGGGCTGGTCGGACTGACGCATTTTTCCGCACGCCTTGACGATGCAGACGACTGGAGCCGCATCCTCTCGCTCGGCGAGCAGCAGCGGCTTGCCTTTGCCCGCATCCTGCTCATCCGCCCCGACTGGATCTTCCTCGACGAGGCGACATCTGCCCTCGATGAGGCACGCGAACACGCTCTTTATCAACTCTTATATCAGGAACTCCCCAACGCAAGCATCATCAGCGTCGGACATCGCTCGACCCTTTTTGCCCTTCATGACAGGGAGCTCCACCTATCAAACCAAACGTATACCTATCAGGAGATCCCCCATGAATCGTAG
- a CDS encoding N-acetylmuramoyl-L-alanine amidase codes for MNRRDFLRRLALIGIGAAVFPLFPSAAEASWYIPSVLPGVSIRPTHLKFKSLENRFVTDCIVVHHIGMPNDDDVAAATVHEWHLNQGWAGIGYHFLIRKDGTIEEGRPLGTIGAHVYGENNHTVGINLAGNFEIGAPTEAQKSSAAHLIASLCTIYQLDPRWQGTVKGHRDLNATACPGRYLYAQMPDIVQQARLYYASEELQAERLRIAQREREAQEAQRARIRAQMEETQRRNGMTRPSHPTPSSPNPPVQPPPAKPNIKPSKRPDLPKPNPNPAQRRIAT; via the coding sequence ATGAATCGTAGAGATTTTTTACGCCGTCTGGCGCTCATCGGCATCGGTGCCGCTGTCTTCCCCCTCTTCCCCTCCGCAGCGGAGGCATCATGGTACATACCATCCGTACTGCCGGGTGTCAGCATTCGCCCGACACATTTGAAATTCAAATCTCTTGAAAACCGCTTTGTGACGGACTGTATCGTCGTCCATCACATCGGCATGCCAAACGACGACGACGTCGCAGCAGCAACCGTACATGAATGGCATTTGAATCAAGGGTGGGCAGGCATCGGCTATCACTTCCTCATCCGCAAAGACGGCACGATCGAGGAAGGTCGACCGCTCGGCACGATCGGTGCGCATGTTTACGGCGAAAACAACCATACCGTTGGCATCAATCTCGCAGGCAATTTCGAGATCGGGGCTCCAACCGAGGCGCAGAAATCCTCAGCGGCGCATCTCATCGCCTCGCTCTGCACGATCTATCAGCTCGACCCACGGTGGCAGGGTACGGTCAAGGGACACCGCGACCTCAACGCGACCGCCTGTCCCGGCCGCTATCTCTACGCCCAGATGCCCGATATTGTCCAACAGGCACGTCTCTACTACGCATCCGAGGAGCTGCAAGCGGAGCGTCTGCGCATCGCGCAGCGTGAACGCGAGGCACAGGAAGCACAGCGTGCACGCATCCGCGCACAGATGGAGGAGACACAGCGCAGGAACGGCATGACACGCCCCTCACATCCGACACCGAGCAGCCCCAACCCGCCCGTGCAGCCCCCACCGGCAAAGCCGAACATCAAGCCGAGCAAACGTCCCGATCTGCCGAAACCAAATCCGAATCCCGCACAGCGGCGTATCGCAACATAA
- a CDS encoding TVP38/TMEM64 family protein: MKQQMGMGVLKVCAALAIVLLFVIIHLIAPEFLPEMFALLASGDIPATVEYIRSFGEGALVFAFLLTLFTNALGFPPAVIFSTANVILFGIVPGIILSCVAETVGVTIAFALMRFYFREAAEKAIAKSPFLAKVDQYSGSKGFFIMLIGRMVPYLPSAVMNAVGALSSIRFRDYVLASLVGKFPSTGIEAIIGHDIIMQQENNTRLIIVIIAAGILIYAAIRYEKHLMREEAVPQEMEKKE, translated from the coding sequence ATGAAACAGCAAATGGGTATGGGCGTTTTGAAGGTCTGCGCCGCGCTGGCGATTGTCCTGCTCTTCGTCATCATCCACCTCATCGCACCAGAATTTCTGCCCGAGATGTTCGCCCTGCTCGCCAGCGGCGATATCCCTGCAACGGTGGAGTACATTCGCTCGTTTGGTGAAGGCGCACTCGTTTTCGCCTTCCTTCTCACCCTCTTTACGAACGCGCTCGGCTTCCCGCCTGCCGTCATCTTCTCGACGGCGAACGTCATTCTCTTCGGCATCGTTCCCGGCATCATCCTCTCCTGCGTGGCAGAGACAGTCGGAGTTACGATTGCATTCGCCCTCATGCGCTTCTACTTCCGCGAAGCGGCGGAAAAGGCAATCGCGAAGAGCCCCTTCCTCGCAAAGGTTGATCAATACAGCGGCAGCAAGGGCTTCTTCATCATGCTGATCGGACGTATGGTGCCCTATCTCCCCTCTGCCGTCATGAACGCCGTCGGTGCCCTCTCCTCGATTCGCTTCCGCGACTATGTGCTCGCCTCGCTCGTCGGCAAATTCCCCTCGACGGGCATCGAGGCAATCATCGGGCATGACATCATCATGCAGCAGGAGAACAACACGCGCCTCATCATTGTCATCATCGCCGCCGGTATCCTGATCTACGCTGCCATTCGCTACGAGAAACATCTCATGCGTGAAGAGGCTGTCCCACAGGAAATGGAGAAAAAAGAATGA
- a CDS encoding metallophosphoesterase family protein has translation MTRRSFLQAAAKTIFTMSFGGLFSSRSAHAAADGIHHLRQIVTANPARTRMIQWDSPQLLQNVRVELRSPHKQVESLIPAYTYLSMDDEVQFIYHAEISFAEDSAYRVTHAGSATEWIPLLGVGNPVRALLFSDSQCGESYDVWRTTYQTAWQRHPDADAAAIVGDLTDNGESAWHWRSFFEAMEAAGAPLARHPHIPVLGNHEYYGLQWTAVPPVRYLRTFALPDNGSRDFRGHYYSFDLGAVHCMVLDTQFLEAEERGAALRAEQMDWLRKDAAASTAPWKLVLMHKDILAYGDYQVEQNTNHGISDVGQVFLDTFDRLGIDLVVSGHVHAYRRRQMRARQTDKNGTLYLLAGPAGNQYFNVPAETYDIIAGPDPTPSNYLYMEADTQRLHIRCETLDGRVLDAVELHK, from the coding sequence ATGACGCGACGCTCGTTTTTGCAGGCTGCCGCCAAGACCATCTTCACGATGAGCTTCGGCGGTCTCTTTTCGTCCCGCTCTGCCCACGCCGCTGCTGACGGCATCCATCATCTGCGCCAGATCGTGACGGCGAATCCCGCACGCACGCGCATGATTCAGTGGGACAGCCCGCAGCTGCTCCAAAATGTGCGCGTTGAGCTGCGCAGCCCCCACAAGCAAGTGGAGAGCCTGATCCCCGCCTACACCTATCTTTCGATGGACGACGAGGTACAGTTTATCTATCATGCAGAGATTTCTTTCGCTGAGGACAGTGCCTACCGCGTCACGCATGCGGGAAGTGCGACGGAATGGATCCCACTACTCGGTGTGGGTAATCCGGTACGTGCCCTGCTCTTCTCGGACAGTCAGTGCGGCGAGAGCTACGATGTGTGGCGCACGACCTATCAGACGGCATGGCAGCGTCATCCGGACGCTGACGCTGCCGCCATCGTCGGCGACCTCACGGACAACGGGGAGTCCGCATGGCACTGGCGCTCATTCTTCGAGGCGATGGAGGCGGCAGGTGCACCGCTCGCCCGCCATCCCCACATCCCCGTCCTTGGCAATCACGAATACTACGGATTGCAGTGGACTGCCGTGCCGCCCGTCCGCTATCTCCGCACCTTTGCCCTGCCCGACAACGGCAGCCGTGATTTTCGCGGACACTACTACTCCTTTGACCTCGGCGCGGTGCACTGCATGGTCCTCGATACCCAGTTCCTTGAGGCGGAGGAACGCGGCGCGGCACTGAGGGCAGAGCAGATGGACTGGCTAAGAAAGGATGCTGCGGCAAGCACAGCACCGTGGAAGCTCGTCCTCATGCACAAGGATATTCTCGCCTACGGTGACTATCAGGTCGAGCAGAATACAAATCACGGCATCAGCGACGTGGGACAGGTTTTTTTGGACACATTCGATCGTCTCGGCATCGATCTCGTCGTCTCAGGACACGTTCACGCCTACCGCCGCCGTCAAATGCGCGCACGTCAGACGGACAAGAATGGAACTCTCTACCTCCTCGCGGGACCTGCGGGGAATCAATACTTCAACGTCCCCGCAGAGACATACGACATCATCGCCGGTCCCGATCCCACACCGTCCAACTACCTCTATATGGAAGCGGACACACAGCGCCTTCACATCCGCTGTGAGACTTTAGACGGGCGTGTATTGGATGCAGTGGAACTGCACAAATAA
- the rpsR gene encoding 30S ribosomal protein S18 translates to MMKRDRGRKPRRKVCSFCVDKVDHIDYKDAAKLRRFTTERGKILPRRISGNCAKHQRQVTLAIKRARNIALLPFTAE, encoded by the coding sequence ATGATGAAACGAGATCGAGGCCGTAAGCCTCGTCGTAAGGTCTGCTCGTTCTGCGTGGACAAGGTGGATCATATCGACTACAAGGACGCCGCAAAGCTGCGCCGCTTCACGACGGAGCGCGGCAAGATTCTGCCGCGCCGTATTTCCGGCAACTGCGCGAAGCATCAGCGTCAGGTGACGCTTGCGATCAAGCGCGCGCGCAACATTGCGCTTCTTCCGTTCACAGCGGAGTAA
- a CDS encoding single-stranded DNA-binding protein: MNRVILIGRLARDPEIRYTQSGKAFCRFTIAVDRRFSRAAQQEGQQTADFIPVTCWEKLAEICGNNLTKGRRVGVEGRIQVRSYDGNDGQRKYATDVVADNVEFLDSKNAGSSSGGYDAPMGHSAAPAAGGGTPDMMGPVIPDDDIPF, encoded by the coding sequence ATGAACAGAGTCATATTGATCGGTCGCCTTGCGCGCGACCCGGAGATTCGCTACACACAGAGCGGCAAGGCGTTTTGCCGCTTCACGATCGCGGTGGATCGTCGCTTTTCGCGGGCGGCACAGCAGGAAGGTCAGCAGACGGCGGACTTTATTCCCGTCACTTGCTGGGAAAAACTTGCTGAAATCTGCGGAAACAATCTGACGAAGGGGCGCCGCGTCGGCGTTGAGGGGCGCATCCAAGTGCGCAGCTACGACGGCAATGACGGACAGCGCAAGTATGCGACGGATGTTGTGGCGGACAATGTCGAGTTTCTCGATTCCAAGAATGCCGGCAGTTCCTCTGGCGGCTATGACGCGCCGATGGGGCACAGTGCCGCGCCCGCTGCGGGCGGCGGTACACCGGATATGATGGGTCCCGTGATTCCTGACGACGACATTCCATTCTGA
- the rpsF gene encoding 30S ribosomal protein S6, which yields MRLYEVIFIVKPMEEEATNAVIEKFTKLIQANGGKIEKEDRWGKKRLAYEIKDNSEGYYVLLYVNAEPACVAECDRVMKITDELLKHMIVRADGVEE from the coding sequence GTGAGATTGTACGAAGTCATATTTATTGTGAAGCCGATGGAGGAAGAAGCGACAAACGCCGTCATCGAGAAATTCACAAAGCTCATTCAGGCAAACGGCGGTAAGATCGAGAAAGAAGACCGCTGGGGCAAGAAGCGCCTCGCCTATGAGATTAAGGACAACAGTGAAGGATACTATGTTCTGCTGTACGTCAATGCAGAGCCCGCCTGTGTCGCTGAGTGCGACCGCGTGATGAAGATCACGGACGAGCTTTTGAAGCACATGATCGTCCGTGCGGACGGCGTCGAGGAGTAA
- a CDS encoding arsenic resistance protein — translation MIFSAIYQPLLIIAAALAGIILGSVEGLREASAHIITPSLAALLYMVFLSADGSKLRAAFQNVRFTLTAVAVNFLWTPVFSYALGLLFFHESIDMQIGLMMLLVTPCTDWYLVFTAQARGNTVLGASILPLNLTLQILLLPVDLALFYGDIVHMTDAEVVRSALIVLLLPLTLAVCSRIPGRSFPRAAHGITHLRRWGDGLQLAFLMTAVLAMFASESTLLCAHPKLFADMLLVMLIFFIVNYVFVRRLGTRLGFRGADLTALSFTTLARNSPLALAIAAAAFPDRPLTILALIIGPLIELPVLALIAQRIRKTQSGE, via the coding sequence ATGATTTTTTCTGCAATATATCAGCCGCTGCTCATCATTGCAGCGGCACTGGCAGGGATTATTCTCGGATCTGTGGAGGGACTCCGCGAAGCCTCTGCTCATATCATTACGCCCTCACTGGCGGCACTGCTCTACATGGTCTTTCTCTCCGCCGACGGCAGCAAGCTGCGTGCGGCGTTTCAGAATGTCCGCTTCACGCTGACCGCCGTCGCTGTCAATTTCCTGTGGACTCCCGTTTTTTCCTATGCATTGGGACTTCTTTTCTTTCATGAAAGCATTGATATGCAGATCGGCCTGATGATGCTTCTCGTAACGCCATGCACGGACTGGTACCTTGTCTTTACGGCACAGGCGCGTGGAAACACCGTGCTCGGGGCATCAATCCTGCCGCTGAACCTCACACTGCAAATCCTGCTCCTGCCCGTCGATCTGGCTCTATTCTACGGGGATATTGTCCACATGACCGATGCAGAGGTTGTTCGCAGCGCGCTGATTGTGCTGCTCCTGCCGTTGACTCTTGCCGTATGCAGCCGAATACCTGGACGTTCCTTTCCGCGCGCGGCACATGGCATCACACACCTCCGCAGATGGGGAGACGGGCTGCAGCTCGCTTTTCTCATGACCGCTGTCCTTGCTATGTTTGCATCGGAAAGCACGCTGCTGTGTGCACATCCTAAGCTCTTCGCCGATATGCTCCTCGTCATGCTGATCTTCTTCATCGTCAACTATGTGTTCGTACGCCGTCTTGGCACACGGCTGGGATTTCGTGGCGCAGACCTCACGGCACTCAGCTTCACCACCCTCGCACGCAACTCACCGCTCGCACTGGCAATCGCCGCTGCTGCATTCCCCGACCGCCCTCTGACCATACTCGCCCTCATCATCGGCCCGCTGATCGAGCTGCCTGTACTCGCGCTGATCGCACAGCGAATCCGAAAGACACAATCCGGCGAATGA
- a CDS encoding FeoB-associated Cys-rich membrane protein, with the protein MATYVVGAFVAVALFFAVRHVYRNFCLGREDCCGSSCSSCDEPPSCCHSSEQLKK; encoded by the coding sequence ATGGCGACCTATGTCGTTGGTGCATTCGTGGCGGTCGCACTCTTTTTTGCAGTCCGCCACGTCTATCGGAACTTTTGTCTGGGCAGGGAGGACTGCTGCGGCAGCAGCTGCTCGTCCTGTGACGAACCACCTTCTTGCTGCCATTCATCGGAACAACTGAAAAAATAA
- the feoB gene encoding ferrous iron transport protein B, which translates to MSTLAVALTGNPNTGKSTIFNALTGARQKIGNWPGVTVDKKIGHTHYKGRAISIVDLPGTYSINARSPEEKIVIDYLTNTKLDLVLNVVDSSNIERNLFLTVQLLEKGIPLLIDLNMQDDAQRRGIKINTAKLEEALGMPTVETTGRSSKSTKTLLDVFTSTVMARYQPSDLVKEHIAKIHEIEGSSRTEAEKEEAIIEARYALIDQVMAQAVTVQSVGATRSEKIDRFLANGALALPIFFLILYAVFQITFTWIGQPIADELEVLINDEFLNFAKDSLVAAGVADWMVSLVTDGIIAGVGSVLTFVPLIFVLFFCLSFLDGTGYMARIAFITDPIMRRCGLTGKGIMPLMMGFGCAVPAIMGARALDSEKDRMVSILVTPFLTCGAKLPIMALFAAMFFPDNAANVVFLMYVIGMVMAIVVAKLLGSTMFKAQGSTFLLELPPYRMPDMNSVLLETWDKGKGYLIKAGTIIFAASVILWFMSNYNFSGPCEIEESILATLGSWMSVLFTFHGFATWEAGAAVLSGIMAKETVVATIGILYGVADVSTEAADAVDTASTMLQTGMGAAFTSLSALAFMVFSQLYTPCVTSLGTLKKETGAWKWVGFSAVYMFAIAWFVSLLVYQIGRTLGF; encoded by the coding sequence ATGTCAACACTTGCAGTCGCTCTGACCGGCAATCCGAATACCGGTAAATCGACCATTTTCAACGCGCTGACGGGAGCACGTCAGAAAATCGGCAACTGGCCGGGGGTTACGGTCGACAAGAAGATCGGCCACACGCATTATAAGGGGCGGGCAATTTCCATCGTTGATCTTCCGGGGACGTACAGCATCAACGCACGCTCGCCGGAGGAGAAAATCGTCATTGACTATCTGACGAATACGAAGCTGGATCTCGTCCTGAATGTTGTGGACAGTTCAAACATCGAGCGCAATCTTTTCCTCACGGTGCAGCTCCTTGAGAAGGGGATTCCGCTCCTCATCGACCTCAATATGCAGGACGATGCACAGCGGCGCGGCATCAAGATCAACACGGCGAAGCTCGAAGAGGCACTCGGCATGCCCACGGTCGAGACGACGGGGCGCAGCAGCAAGAGTACAAAGACGCTGCTCGATGTCTTTACGAGTACGGTCATGGCGAGGTATCAGCCGAGTGATCTTGTCAAGGAGCACATTGCGAAGATCCATGAAATCGAGGGCAGTTCGCGTACGGAGGCGGAGAAGGAGGAGGCGATCATTGAGGCGCGCTACGCACTCATCGATCAGGTCATGGCGCAGGCGGTGACGGTTCAAAGTGTCGGTGCAACGCGCTCGGAGAAGATTGATCGTTTCCTTGCAAATGGAGCTCTTGCGCTGCCGATCTTCTTCCTGATTCTCTATGCTGTGTTTCAGATCACGTTTACATGGATTGGACAGCCCATTGCCGACGAGCTTGAGGTACTCATCAATGATGAGTTCTTGAACTTTGCAAAGGATTCGCTTGTGGCGGCGGGGGTTGCGGACTGGATGGTCTCGCTCGTCACGGACGGCATCATCGCGGGTGTCGGCTCGGTGCTGACATTCGTCCCGCTCATCTTCGTCCTGTTCTTCTGCCTCTCGTTCCTCGACGGCACGGGCTACATGGCGCGCATCGCGTTCATCACCGATCCGATCATGCGCCGCTGCGGTCTGACGGGCAAGGGCATCATGCCTCTGATGATGGGCTTCGGCTGCGCTGTTCCTGCCATCATGGGTGCACGTGCGCTCGACTCGGAAAAAGACCGCATGGTCTCGATCCTCGTTACGCCATTCCTGACGTGCGGTGCGAAGCTGCCGATCATGGCACTGTTTGCAGCGATGTTCTTCCCCGATAATGCGGCGAACGTTGTCTTCCTCATGTATGTTATCGGCATGGTCATGGCAATCGTTGTGGCAAAGCTGCTCGGCTCGACCATGTTCAAGGCACAGGGCTCAACCTTCCTGTTGGAGCTTCCGCCGTACCGTATGCCCGATATGAATTCGGTTCTCTTGGAGACATGGGATAAGGGCAAGGGATACCTCATCAAGGCCGGTACGATTATCTTTGCGGCATCGGTCATCCTCTGGTTTATGTCGAACTACAACTTCAGCGGGCCGTGCGAGATCGAGGAGAGCATTCTCGCAACACTTGGCAGCTGGATGTCTGTGCTCTTCACATTCCACGGCTTTGCAACGTGGGAGGCCGGCGCGGCTGTCCTCTCCGGCATCATGGCGAAGGAGACGGTTGTTGCGACAATCGGCATTCTCTACGGTGTTGCCGATGTCTCGACAGAGGCGGCAGATGCAGTCGATACGGCTTCCACGATGCTCCAGACGGGAATGGGCGCAGCGTTTACAAGTCTTTCGGCACTTGCCTTCATGGTGTTCTCACAGCTCTACACGCCGTGTGTCACGTCACTCGGTACGCTCAAGAAAGAGACGGGCGCGTGGAAATGGGTCGGCTTCTCTGCCGTCTATATGTTCGCGATTGCTTGGTTTGTTTCACTTCTCGTCTATCAGATCGGTCGGACACTCGGATTCTGA
- a CDS encoding FeoA family protein produces the protein MTLKDGKTGMTLKILQIGESPLKQRLMSMGLIPGTKVTVLRSAPMGDPIAIGIRSYNLALRREDAVLISVEQVG, from the coding sequence TTGACACTGAAGGATGGGAAGACAGGAATGACACTGAAGATTCTGCAAATCGGTGAGTCACCGCTCAAGCAGCGTCTCATGTCGATGGGACTCATTCCGGGAACGAAGGTGACGGTTCTGCGCTCAGCCCCCATGGGGGATCCGATCGCGATTGGCATTCGCTCGTACAATCTCGCGCTGCGCCGTGAGGATGCAGTACTTATATCCGTCGAGCAGGTCGGTTAG
- a CDS encoding aldo/keto reductase: protein MTDLPKIALGAWAWGNDGTFGTNYTEEQLRPVFDDAMAHGLNLWDTAYAYGMGTSEQMLGAFLKGRARDSYLIADKLTPQCLDPSSDTPVADMWEMQRKMLGVETMDIYWLHNTTEAPRWIERIARFFEGKADAPMIGVSNHNLTEIKEADKILRAHGRKLGAVQNHYSLMNRSSEESGILDYCRANDIRFFSYMVLEQGALSGQYSTLNPMPNNSERAAIYNPIMDKIEMLNTSLKLLADKYKVSIAQIPLAWAIGKGTLPIIGVTKKSHVTDAVQAMKITLTPEEIALIESTADKLNFNTIRLWEKEMV from the coding sequence ATGACAGATCTGCCAAAGATTGCGCTTGGTGCATGGGCATGGGGCAACGACGGCACATTCGGCACAAACTACACAGAGGAGCAGCTGCGCCCCGTCTTTGACGATGCGATGGCTCACGGGCTGAATCTCTGGGACACGGCGTACGCATACGGCATGGGCACATCGGAGCAGATGCTCGGTGCATTCCTCAAAGGACGTGCACGCGACTCCTATCTGATCGCGGACAAGCTCACGCCACAGTGCTTGGATCCGTCCTCGGACACCCCCGTGGCGGATATGTGGGAAATGCAGCGGAAGATGCTCGGCGTGGAGACCATGGACATCTACTGGCTGCATAACACAACAGAAGCTCCGCGCTGGATTGAACGCATAGCGAGGTTCTTTGAGGGCAAAGCCGATGCGCCGATGATCGGTGTCTCAAACCACAATCTCACAGAGATCAAGGAGGCGGACAAAATCCTTCGCGCGCACGGGCGAAAACTCGGTGCGGTACAGAACCACTACAGTCTCATGAACCGTTCCTCCGAGGAGTCGGGGATTTTGGACTACTGCCGCGCAAACGACATCCGATTCTTCTCGTACATGGTGCTCGAGCAGGGTGCGCTCTCGGGGCAGTACAGCACGCTGAATCCTATGCCGAACAACTCTGAACGTGCAGCAATCTACAATCCCATCATGGATAAAATCGAGATGCTGAACACTTCGCTCAAACTGCTCGCAGACAAGTACAAGGTCAGCATCGCGCAGATCCCCCTCGCATGGGCGATCGGCAAGGGCACGCTGCCCATCATTGGTGTGACAAAAAAGAGCCATGTCACAGATGCCGTACAGGCAATGAAGATAACGCTCACCCCGGAGGAGATCGCGCTGATTGAAAGCACGGCGGACAAGCTCAACTTCAACACCATTCGTTTATGGGAAAAAGAAATGGTGTAA